In Gossypium raimondii isolate GPD5lz chromosome 12, ASM2569854v1, whole genome shotgun sequence, a single window of DNA contains:
- the LOC105764180 gene encoding proline--tRNA ligase, cytoplasmic isoform X1, translated as MKNLKVRAVHPDNGEKTDISRVFLVEQVKGMLDKIQQNLYDVAKQKRDACIEVVKTWDEFVKALGQKKLVLAPWCDEEEVEKDVKARTRGEMGAAKSLFVPHSNSLNSQKVRHRLRKDHGIEGGIPVVFSLEKPKAQLLPFRGPIGEEDNPSDYQVRMLASYFCSFKVLCLIT; from the exons atgaaaaatttaaag GTGCGTGCAGTTCACCCTGACAATGGAGAAAAGACTGATATCTCTAGAGTCTTTTTGGTTGAACAAGTAAAAGGAATGTTGGATAAGATTCAACAGAACCTATACGATGTggcaaaacaaaaaagagatgCCTGCATTGAAGTTGTAAAAACATGGGATGAGTTTGTAAAAGCTCTTGGGCAAAAGAAACTGGTCTTAGCTCCTTGGTGTGATGAGGAG GAGGTGGAGAAAGATGTGAAAGCTCGAACAAGGGGTGAGATGGGAGCAGCTAAGTCGCTCTTTGTACCCCATTCGAACAGCCTGAACTCCCAGAAG GTGAGACACCGTTTAAGGAAAGATCATGGGATTGAGGGTGGAATTCCTGTTGTTTTCTCTTTGGAGAAACCTAAAGCTCAGCTGCTTCCTTTTAGAGGACCAATTGGTGAGGAAGACAACCCTTCAGATTATCAAGTGAGGATGCTTGCTTCTTACTTTTGCAGTTTTAAAGTACTCTGTTTGATCACCTAA
- the LOC105764180 gene encoding proline--tRNA ligase, cytoplasmic isoform X2, with amino-acid sequence MKNLKVRAVHPDNGEKTDISRVFLVEQVKGMLDKIQQNLYDVAKQKRDACIEVVKTWDEFVKALGQKKLVLAPWCDEEEVEKDVKARTRGEMGAAKSLFVPHSNSLNSQKVRHRLRKDHGIEGGIPVVFSLEKPKAQLLPFRGPIGEEDNPSDYQWGNSSNILKQNLK; translated from the exons atgaaaaatttaaag GTGCGTGCAGTTCACCCTGACAATGGAGAAAAGACTGATATCTCTAGAGTCTTTTTGGTTGAACAAGTAAAAGGAATGTTGGATAAGATTCAACAGAACCTATACGATGTggcaaaacaaaaaagagatgCCTGCATTGAAGTTGTAAAAACATGGGATGAGTTTGTAAAAGCTCTTGGGCAAAAGAAACTGGTCTTAGCTCCTTGGTGTGATGAGGAG GAGGTGGAGAAAGATGTGAAAGCTCGAACAAGGGGTGAGATGGGAGCAGCTAAGTCGCTCTTTGTACCCCATTCGAACAGCCTGAACTCCCAGAAG GTGAGACACCGTTTAAGGAAAGATCATGGGATTGAGGGTGGAATTCCTGTTGTTTTCTCTTTGGAGAAACCTAAAGCTCAGCTGCTTCCTTTTAGAGGACCAATTGGTGAGGAAGACAACCCTTCAGATTATCAA TGGGGAAATTCATCCAATATATTGAAGCAGAATTTGAAATGA